The Aspergillus flavus chromosome 2, complete sequence region TGAAGTGAAGCTCACGCCGTACGGAGCTACGGTATCGTTTACGGCTCACGCTGAGAGAGGCACGCTTGAGGATAGCAGTGAGATGGATCAGAGCATTCGTGGTGAAACATCTCTAGAAAAGCGCGTGGTGGGAGGTATCTTGAAGACAACGCAAACTACTGTTGTTAGTAGTAGAGCTGCTGATTAGTTCCTATAGCCATTTATTTAAAGTTAATTGACATAGACAAATAAACATATGCAAAGTCTATCACCAAAGTAACCATGCCACTAGCTGTGTATACGccgcttcatcatcgtctgcCAGGGTAGAGTCATAATCACTTCCAAGACGTCCCAGAGCAATTTCCTTTGCGCGAATAGCGTCTCTCAAGCACTCTGCTGCATCTGCATGACCCTCAGCTCTGTAAATCTTGTACTTGCGGAAATATGCTAAAGCCAAATAACCCTCCGCCTTGGGTAAGCTGCTAGCGACCGAAATACATTCATCGAGAAGCTGTCTATACACCATTCCCTCTCATTAGCATATTATCCCTTAAAAGGGCCCAGATAGAACTTACAGAGCAGCCATAGATTTCTTCGTCAGTAGCATAAGCTTGGCAACATGGCAAAGAGAATCACAAGTCTTGAAGCGAGAGCCGAACTTCTGTCGTCGGAACTGAAGGACTTTAGAGGCGAAGTCTAAAGCTTCGTCTAGTCGACCTTGAGCCTGTCGTATCATACTCAATAGCTGCATGCCACTGGAATACCGGGGCAGATTCTCTCGCAGGAGTTGTTCATTGGTTAAATCACGGACATCTGGAACGGAAGTGTACATGGCCTCAGCCTCGTTTGGCTTTCCCATTCGCAGAAGGCAACTGGCAATATTAGCGTAGGAATTGTCCACCATTCGGCAGTTAATTGCCTTTCAGAACTCTAGGGATCGCTGGAGGTAATTCATAGCTTGGGTCAGGTCGCCTTGCTCAGTATAGGCGAAGCCTACGTTACTGATGCTGACTCCTATTCCCCAGTCGGTGGGTGGTAATATTTTTTCCCGTATTTCCAACGCTATTTTCAGACTTTGCAGTgctttattattttcccgAAGATCTACTTGTACTAGACCCGTCACGTTGTGAGCCTGTGCATATCTGCTAGAGTTCGTGTCTCCCTTCCGTTCTAAGGCTTGCAGGCAGACCTGGAGGAGGTTTAGACTTTCCTCGTAGTATTCAGCCTCATATAGATACCTAAGATGCGAGTCAGTCACTCACTCTGCTTAGCAAGTCTTTAAATAGCGTGGATCTAGGCAtagtgaggaggagaaaaggaggaagaaaaagaagagggaaTAAGACAGGATGTGTATGAAAGAATCAAAAGACAGATCTCTCACCATGAACATCGAAGCAGAAGCTCAATAAACGTATCCAAGCATTTCAATCCTCCCTCAACCTGCGCAAACCTCTCCGCTAAGAACATTACGTGTCGCAAGCATTTCTCGCAAGCTTTCCAGGCATGATACACCCAAACATGCTCCTGGTCGGTCCATGAACTTGGAAAGGCCTGACATAGAAGCTGACAGCACAGATCAAAATATCGAGTTTTATCTACAGGGGAAAGCCCTGAAAGCGTCACCTGTTGGATCAAACGGTGGACAGAAATGCTTTTGGTCCGTGGGTCACGATCTATCAATGCAGCCCGGAGGACTTCTGCTTTGGCATCCTCGAAGTCGATTGGATCTGCCAGGAACATTAGACTAGAGTCAGTTAGTGAGGCCTGTTTGGAAAGTGTAGAGGCGGCGTTGCATAAGGTGGCCTCGTCAATAACTTCAGGATCAAGAAAGGCCAGAAGGCGTTGTAAGACAGCTGCATTACCGGTAAGCTTTTCCAAGGCAAGCTCCCACACCGTTCCAATTGTGTGCTGGTAATCAAACGCTGCCGGCCGTCTTTTGTGCAGCTTTTCCTGGTTATTTCGGTAAAGGATGAGGAAGTCCTTTAGGCCCATCTTCTGCTGCCGGATGTAGTTGCTGATTTGGTTCAGGGCAAGGGGTAAACCTCCTAGTTGTTCATTGAGCTCAGCTATTAATGGGGCATTACTCGGATAGTCATAGCTAGGCCCGAGGAGTCGTTGCAAAGCTTTGGCACCCATCTTGTTATCGAAAACATTCACATGGAGACCCTGTGATGCGGGATGTAGGCTGGCATTGAAATCACGGGTTGTTATTAGGATAGATCCTACCACACCATTTGGCCAACCATATTCCAGAACTTCCAAGTTGTCTGCGTTATCAAATATAAGAAGCCAGGAGCACGTTGTATCTGCGAGCCAAGACTTCATTTTGGCCATGGCCCCGAACGCGTCCTGAGTCTCCTGCGTTTCGGGAAGAACACCGAGGCGTCGTGCGACAGCCATGTAGTCCTGTGCCATTTTAACGGTACTATCGGCGGAGATCCAAAGAACAGCATCATATTGCTCCCGCGCACGATAGGCATATTGCAATGCAGTCTGGGTTTTCCCTGCTCCACCAATCCCATACAACACCAAAGCACGCGGGCCAGAGCGACCAGCTTTAGGGTTCAGGGTACCGGAGATCTGATCCAACAAGCCTTCGCGGATATAGAAACGGTCATTCAATGTTAATGGAATGTGAAAACAAGGTAGCTCTGGGCCAGCGTGCTTATGGCCAGTACTCAGCGACTGAAATAGAGTGATCATTTCATTGTTCCATTTTAGAGCCGCTGTGGTAGCTGCGCGCTGAGTCTCTCGCTCCACTTGTTGGGATAGCATCTGAACACGCTTAAGGCCTTGTTGGAACTCACGACTTAACTGCGGCCATGACTGCCGAATTGGAAGCACTGGATAGAGATACCCTTTAGCTCCAGTGTAACCGATGAACGCAGGCCTACCATAGTAGATACAGGGAGGTACTTACAATGCTGACGCCGCACACGAATGAAACTGATAGCACGTGCACAAAACAGCGCCAACTCAGTATACAGGTCAACCATGGCGGTCTCCAGCTTTTCATCCAAAATGATATTATCCCCAAAGGGATGGATCCCAGGCAGCGCCGCAATCAACTCTTCGAGCATAGTCTGGACCTCGCTAAAGATCTCTTCCAAGGGCGCCAGTAGCTGTAATGCATATCTCCTTAGAAGCTTGGGACCGTGTTTGGACAATGAATCTTACTGATAGCAGAAGACAGATTCCACCCCATAGTAGAGCGCCGGCTTTGCCATCAAGGGCAAACGATAAGACCAGCACAGTCATGAAGTCATTCAAGTATACCAGGCTTGGACGAAACCGGGACAGCCTCGCTAGCAGAAAGTTTTCATTTCGGTGAGCCTTCGCCACGCTCTTGAGTTGTGACAAAAGGATGTCAAGGGAGAAGGACTCCATGCAGATCTCGAAATCACTCTCATCATGTAAACTGTCTTTGAATCGTTGCCGTACAATGTTCCAGACCCGTGGTCGCGAGGTTGGACTGAGGGAAGAGGCTCCCATTTTGGATCTATTACACCTAACACGCCGTGAAGAGTCTGAGGAAATCTGAATGAGGATATAAGCATTTCAGTTTGCAATAACCTGGTTATTGCTCTGTGTCGTGGAGGGGTATCTGGACTTAAAccgttttcttccttcttttttcttttctttttccccacCACTGGTCTTAGAATCCATTCAACTTTGGTGTAGCAACAGCCTTCCAATGCGAAGAAACGGGTATTACGTATACAATACAAGCTGATACATTGTCAGCATGCCAACATTTCTTTGCTCTGAACTCCCCTACTGGCTAGAGTATAGCATGTTAGACCATATAGGCCAGGCTCTTTCCTACAATGGGACTTTCTGCATTCGGGCAATCTTTAAGCCTTTCTGAGAAGTCAACCTGCCACCTATACTAGAACATCTTGTCAAGGCTAAACGACCATCATGGAGGATCTCAAGGCTCTGAGCACACATCATTCCCCACTGAGGTCCCGCAAGAGTTGACCTGTTTGTGATAGACTAGGTATGAGACGGAGTCCACCACCATGCAAGTTGATTATAGGGTTACACAGTATTTGCCAAGGTGACCATTCCTCCATCAATCATGGTAGGTGACAAAAGGCAACAAACTAAATTACATGGGAGTCTGGAAGCAATGTTATCGAGCAGCCAGCTTGAAAGGTGCTTACGGGGGATCGACCTAGGGCAAGTGCGGAACTGTAAAGGGAAGGACCACCTAAGCAGCGCTCTTCCAACTTGCTTTAGAATTATCTTTCtgaatattaatataccAACCGAAGCGTACATTCTCCCTTGTTGCTCCTCCGCCAGTGCCTCACTAGAAGCTTAGCTACGGTTATATGGCGATAATCCAGACTAGATGGCCATCAAGACGGGTTTCTCGACCAGCTGCGACTCGAAACCATCAGTTTGACTAGTCAAAATATGGCTCAGAGCATCTTGAAGTAGAAATCAATGAGGAAGCCCCCTTCCtcaccaacaacatcaagGAGTCTTCAGCGAATGTTGATCGACCATTCAGAATTGTGCAAATCGGCCGAGTAGTGAGTCTTTCCGTCAGTGTTCATCGTTTAATAGACTTCATTCAAATAGGTACATTGGATTGGATTCGGACGTGGTTTCATCACCACACTCAAGGAATAAAACAAGAAGAATCGAGCTGGATGTGGGATCCTACATCCGTCACTATTATCACTGATGGAATGCGTGATGATTACCCTGAGAGTATACGGGCCGTCAGACATGAACCAGCTGCAAAGAGACGAAGAAGTTAAGCTCCAAGCCATCATTCAGAGACTTTTTGACACGGTATTCGAGTGCATACCTTTAAAAATCCCCAGTTTACTCAGTTGCGATGGACTCATCGCCAACCTTGGTAGGGCCAGTTTCACACGtggagcttttcttcttgtctaTAGGACGAGGCACGTGGGTGCTTGGCCCTGAATATGCAATGGCAGGAGGCAGCAGaccacctccaccaaccgAGGGAAACCCAGAACCTCCACAGGCACCTGAGCCACCACCTCCCGAGTATTGTGAATTCATATTGGTAGAAAGGTTACCCAAGCAATAGCAACAGTCTGGGAATATCCCGTGGTGGCAGTCAGCATATCGCTCTGTGGCTGTGATTAAACCACATACCTCCCAGAGAATATTATGACAGGAATTTGCGTGGCTGTGTTAGCTCGTTTCTTGATATCGACGTCTGAGCCAAGCACCTGAATAATTGGGAGATCTGTGGTCCGGCGTATGGTGCATTTATAGCTCCCATATACAGAGCCAGCAGTAATCATCGATCACAAGATAAACCCCTCGTCGGGCACTACAGAAACAATCACTACCGAACTGAAGCATACAAACAGCTCCTCTGCGCAGGGGCATCTAGTGTCCAATAGGTAATTGCTTCTTACCCATCCAGACTTGATATGACGCACGTACAAAGCAACTAGAGTGTTCAGAAAGCCTATACAGCCCAGTCTACCGGTGAGCATAAGACATGTCCTGCTTCATTTCATTGTCCTTGTTGAACCTAGGCTAGATCCCACTGTCTTTCATTGTCTTGCGAGGCGGGTTGGCACTCACGGACCTCCGCCATTGGGCCACGATGAATATGCTCAGAAAGTTGTCACGATAAAGCCCACGTCATTTATTGGACATTGACCTGTACGATGTCATGAACATTGCGATACAAGCGATTACCCGTACGGTATGTAATCATACATGTACGCATTTCCGAGCTAATCGCCAGGCAAGTGCCGACGATGTAGTACATGGGTTGTACAGGCCCGGGCTGCTCTCAAACAATGACAGAGATTACTTCTTTCATTTGTGGAGGATGCTTCCGTCCACTCTTGCTCGCAATCTTGAATGCGAGACTCGTCATATGATACTTACACAATCGTGTCTGAGAGCCTTACCAAGTCTGCTATTAGGCGAAATCTATCCACCCCGGCAAGGTAGAACGTCGAGGCTCTAGCGGAAGCGAATATCATCCACATATACTGACACCCTATCTTCAAAGTTCCTCATTCAAATTAAACCTCATCAGAATATGAACAATGACATGAGAAAAGAGTTGTTTGAAAGCTATTTAGATATTCATTGAGGTCTAGTGTATCTTCCTTATGGACCGGCAACCCCTACGCAACTGGCCTTTTCATATAACAAAGACTCTACGGATTTCCAGTACGGCACGGATGGTCTGCAATGGGACCTTGGGGTAAATGGAGCTAAATATAGCAGAGTCTCAGCTGATCGCTCAGCACAAAGACAGATGTTATTGGTAAGCAATAATGCACTTCGAGTCTGGTCTAATCAGAATCTCTCCCTTGCTTTCCAGCATGCTTTCATTGGGAGATGCTTATTTTGCCCGGAAGACTCGGGCAGACGTACTGCTCCGCCGTAGGTTTTTGTCTGAGTATGATGCAATCGTTGATCTTCGCAGCAGATAAGCCTACTCTACACATCCCCATTTGTCTGGAACGATGGGAATGACCGTATCCATAGCATTCACGGCTCTTTTTACAATCAACTGTGCTATACTTAGAGTTTACAACTATCAGATGTCGGACATTGAAGAACTGACCCGGTCAATTCAGAAGCAAGCTAGAACGGGATGGAATTGTGCCAGGTACTTGAACGACTAGAAGGGGCTCACGCACAAATTGAACGCGTTCGTAAAATTTGCGGGGCCTCGTCTATATCATATGGAGTCCTTCATTACGGTGATGTCATATATATGAAGAGCGTGGGACTGAGAGACCAAGCACAGCGTCTGCCGGCAGATTCACAGACTATTTATCCACTGGCATCGGTATCAAAGGGGTTCTTAGCGGCTGCCGTAGGAGTCCTGGTGGATGAAGGCAAGCTTGATTGGCATGTCCCTATCCGCACATATCTACCGCAGTTTGATCCCGTCCATGATCGAGATTTGGGACAATACGCCAACATGATTGATCTGCTCAGTCACGCTACCGGGATAGCACAGCATGAGCTGCTTCATACTGGGCCATTTGGGTCAATTATCAGCGAATCGTCTAAGCTAGTTCATTTACTAAATGCATTGCCGACATCCAATAGTCATGGGTCAAGGTTTCGCCGGTGGTGGCTTTACAACAATCATGTATCGGCACTGGCGAGCCAAGTGCTCGAGAGTGTCTCAGACGGAGTGTGCTACCCTGATTATCTAGAACAACGCATCCTACGTCCTTTGCACATGCTCCGAACTTTCATCTCCACAAACAAATTCGACTCAGACTCAAACATAGCTTTATCATATGCTCGCCTATCAGATGGCTCCTTCGCGAAACTGGCATTTCCCGAATGGCTCCAAGAGACAACCCACATTCTTGCGAGTCAGGGGGTGACCAGCTGCGTCCAAGACCTACTGATATGGGCGAAAGCGATATTGGAACGCGAATTGTGGGAGCAGCTCCAGAATAAGGAGAAGCTTGACCGGCCCTTTCCTCCAAATAACCCACTGCGCCAAGTAACAACCATCCGCCATGGCCACTACCCACATCCTTTGGATGATGCTCTAGGTCATCCGAGTCATTACTGTCTAGGCTGGTTGAGTCTTACTCTCCCATCTTCAAACCTTGGTATGATTAGCTTCAACAAAGAGACGCGTCGCTCCTGTGACCATCTTGATTATGTATTAGGCAAGGATTCACCACCTCTCAGAGTTATACTGCACAACGGAAAGGCCCCTGGCTACAATTCCGCCATATACACTTTTCCCGAAACAACTAGTGCAATCATTGTTCTTTCCAATGGAGCTACTGATGGTGATCCTGCTGACTGGGGTGCGCAAATCCTAACTCAGGAGCTATTCGACCTACGACCTCGGATGGGTATAGTAAGCCTGGCTGAAAAGGAGGCCGCACTTAGCCGGCGCTGGTTCGATAACTGCATCCTGCGTCCATTGCGGGAAGATTTACAAAGATGTGAACGCGGTAGCAGGGCTGGTAACAGTCATTTACACGATCTTAAACGATATGAAGGCCGTTATCGGAATGTCTATCTCCTAACAACCGTCAATATTCGCTTTGACGAACCCAGTTTAGGCCTTACTGTCTCTTTTAATCATCGCACCGATAAAGAGTATACATTAAGGTTTCATAATGAGCACGGATTCAGCTTCCTTCCACCTGATCGAGATTCTTGGCTACGCGACTGTATGTTGGAGGTGTTCGACTACCGAACAGGAATTTTGAAGTTTACGCATACAGATGATGGTCACATTTCTGGGCTGTGGTGGAAGTGGAGTGCATGGGAGGAAGCATCTTTCTTCACGAAGCAACCTTCTACTTAACATGATATAGCTGGCTTTTGATATGGTATGTTTCACTGTGTGTTACAATAGTATCTTGTCAAACTAATAGGTGCTTGTAGAACTAAGGAATGCTATACAACACCTGCATGATTTGAAGAACAGTCTGAACAAATGAGAGAAACAATCCGACCCCTCCAATGAGCACAACAGCCCAGAACGTATACCATGCTTCCGTACTTCGTTTGTCCCGCCATAACTGTATCAGGCCACGTGCCTTCTGGCATGCCAGATGTGTTTGAAGGGCCTCGAATCGGTCGTGGAGGATTGGAAAGTCTGAAACAAGGCTAAAGACGTCTTCGTGGTGGTCCATGGATACTGTTGTCAGAGTGCGTGAGCCGCATAGTTCTCCCAGAAGAGGATCATGTTGGTCAGGCGGAAGGTCACTAAATGGGCATATTGAATGGTAGAATTGTCGGCCCTTTGCCGAAAGCCCGAAAAGCAGGCGATATGACAGCAGGACCTCGTATAGAAAGCTTGTCACATCTTCAGCGGTAGCCCAGTTGGTAGGGTCGCCAGCCGGGGCAGTACAACTTCAGAATCAATGAGCCGTAAGCCGTTAGACACGGGCATCAGGATGCGTGGGACTTGATAAATACATACCCATGTATGACTCCTGGCACCCATTTCTCGCCCGATAAGTCTTTCTCGAGATTTGCGGcgcaaaaagaaggaaaccgAAAGAGGAACAAGGTTTTGGTGCGGTTATCAAACTCCAAATGGGCGCCCAGTGTGTCAATCCACCTAATCTTTATCCCGCCAATTGTGGCAAGAAGAGACATATTGAACTGCTTGGCATGCACTGTCGCGAAGCTCTCGGAACTCTGACGATCTGTGCTTTTTGTTGGAAGTAGATACCCGAAGCCAAGAAGGAACTCATGCATTGGGAGCCGAGCGCATCGATGATCTTGAGTATACGCCATGAAAGTTCGGCTCTCATACCCATCCATCAGCTGTGCAACGGTCATCTGCGTCGGATTGGCCGCGTCCCATATTGGCTCCCATAGCATTGTCTGCCATCCTAGAACAGTGAAAACAAGCACACGCTGGAAGCAAGTCTGCTCTACAGGCACCACACGGAATATATGGGACAATTGCAGTTGTGCCACGATGTCATCCACCCTTAAAGCTTTACCTTCTTTCATCATTCGTGCAACTCCGAGGTATACTCTGAGTAAACTGGATCCTTCTATCATTTTATTCGCCTCCGCCAAGGTTGGGAAAGCTGTCGAAAGATCCAGTGACAGCTGTGAGGCCCGTCGACTTAGCCATGCCCTGTACCACAGCATGCTCGGATTAATCTGTGTTGTCGACTGACAGCAAGCGGGAAACACAGTAATGACAGATGGATGTGCAGCCGCATCCAATGGGTTGTGATCTACAGTTCGTGTTACCTCTGCGTTCATTCATATATCGCACATATCTCACCTCTACTTGGTGGGATAATTCGATGAGGTCGAATCGTTCCTCGGAATCTCCTCCCCGAGCTCATTTTCCGCTTTCCTTTCCAGGAAAACATCACAGAGGAATTGTATAGGATACTGAGGTCAAGATAGACTGTGCTTCATCTGAGACATGCAGCGAGGATGTGGGCCTTATGGACGAGGTACCCTGAGTCCAAAGGTTCACATAATCGCCTTGTGAGGGCTGCGGCTGCGCCACGCTACGTGGACAGCATAAGGCGAGCATAGTCGTAAGGAGCGAATCAAGTCGCAATAGGGTGCGATCAAGACTGCCCAACTATCGTTTGAAACCTGATGGAAACTCGAAGTTGGGCTGTCCAGACATTGTAGACACCACATACAGCTCTATCTCCTGGCCATCGTTCTCATCGTTCACCTGATCGCGTTGCCCTATAACGGCCGGTTCTATGCGCTGGTAAGCGGGAGCGACAGAACCTCATTCATTGGTGTCAAATCCATACGCCTGAGGATTTCCTCTAATACCGCACGCTTTTCATGTAGGTAATTCTTACTAAGTTAATATCAGCACATATTAATACTCGCCGGTCCTCAGGGCTGTCTACCCAAGCGGTGACATCATGAGCTATCCTCACTGTTGGCCCTCACGCCTCATCTTTTGggccattctcatcctgtgAGCTGATCATCTGACCTGTCGAGAATGTAGGTAAAATTGCCTAGCCAAAGCTTCAAGAAGTGCCCGGTCATTAAGCTGCGCCCGGCCACGAACAAGACTTCTCGCAAACTCTATTCCTTGGATCGTTGCTCTGCATCGGTAGACTTATCCAGAAAGCTTTCGACTAAGTTATATATCATGCAGATCTGGACCAGTACCGTATCGAATTGTCGCTCGAAAGGGCTTTGGAAGGGCGACTCATGGGGAATACTATATGCGCTATCGTTTTAGCAAAGACAACCCTGAATAGAGTTAAGGATTTTCTTACAGCTTATCTGTGCCCTTAACTGCAGCTCTGTCTATTGTTCTTATAGAAAATCAAGCTATGATTGCTCTGAGACCCTTAAGTAGTCCTCCGCATGAAGCTTGCTGCTATCTGTATCAGTGGAAGAAGCTCTAGTTTGAACTGAGACTTGACACACAGGCTTACTGACAACTAACTCCTTCTTGACTTCGGAAGGTCACAGTATTACCGTCACGAATAATGTAATGTATCAAGTGTTCCATAAACTAGAGTTTCTTTTAGAATCAAAAAGGACACTGTCCCCTTCGCCCTCTTCTAAGTTTCACATTTTCCTGTCTGGCATAATTTCTGCCTCTCCCTTTCATATATGACGGCCCTATATCACGCGTATTGAATCCACACGGCATGAACCTATCACCATCATCGCCCGGAAGAGGCCGTCCCTGGGCCCAAGTAATCCAGGCATATGGCCCCCAACGATTCCAAAGTGTCGGGGCCACGTAATAAGGATAGGCTTCCCAGATGCGTACTCGGTGTGGAGACCGTTCTTCCGGATCTGGGTTTACTCTTAACTGTCGAAAGAGCAGCGGGCGTGGCAGGACAAGGTATCGAAGGATGTACTTCCGAACAACCAATACAGTGTGGGTTAGAGCGTAAACCCATGGAGCCGGCTGAGATAGTCGCAGCTGGTCGTCCATCAAAACAAGTATCATGTTTCTAGCCAGGTTGTGCAATATCTTGGGTACACCATTCAGAGCAACATTCCGTATCAGCTGATCCTGTAGATCACTAATGCCAGGCGGGTGATGAGGCATCGCTTGTATTTCGTAGTCACGGCACCAtttctcaatctcctcaaAGAATTGCAAGCCATCCTTGAACCCTTTCTTACCTGATGGTAAAGAATCGTAGCTGACTTCCATCGCGTCGCCGAAGCTTTTCCAGTACGTACCCATTGCACACTTTTCCATCTGACTCGTCTGATCCCACTCATATCGATCGATCCATTTGGCGGGCTCGATCGTGAGCAGCCCGAGTGTGTAAAGCATGTCATCTTCCATGATACTGCCCGATTCCCTATATGCATGATGTAGGTATTTCACACGAGCAATCGCTTCGTGACCGCGTCGGGACGCTGGTGGATTTGCTAGCGCTTCGACCATCAAAGCCACGGTGTCCGAATATCGCTTATACCAGGTTTTCGGTGAAGCAAAATCGGATTTCCTTAGAAGAACTCGAGAAATGGTGGGAATCGCATAGGTCTAATATGTGTGTCAGCTTTATTTTTCCCTAAGGGACATAATCCGATGTACCCGGAATAAAGCATATTCCAACCCTATTTGAAACATGGCCGGGAACTCTAGCTGTCCTAGAGTGGTCAATATCTCCCATGCATCATTATCTGTCAATTCCCCGTTCAGATAACGTTTCGAGTATCGGTTATGGAGTAATCTCCGTCGACGGAATCGCAGGATATGAACTAGACCCAGATAACAACAGAGCAGGGTAAGGTTGATGTACATGCCCATCATATAAAACACTTGACGAATTATACCATAAGTCCATGAAGCTGGTAAGCTGATATTACTACTCAGCTGAGTCGGAGCGGGGTCTATTGATCCATTTAAATCTGTAGCTAGTGTCTCGGGCAATGGTGTTTCCGTTATGCAATTAATGTCACCTCATGCTACTTAGCTTCTTTAAGGACCCACTCAACAAGCCAGGTAGGCAAGGCCCCTCTACTAAATGTAGAGAGCTACAAAGCCGGCTCACACAAGATTAACCACTATTGAGAAAAACCAATGCCGTAA contains the following coding sequences:
- a CDS encoding P-loop containing nucleoside triphosphate hydrolase protein; this encodes MGASSLSPTSRPRVWNIVRQRFKDSLHDESDFEICMESFSLDILLSQLKSVAKAHRNENFLLARLSRFRPSLVYLNDFMTVLVLSFALDGKAGALLWGGICLLLSLLAPLEEIFSEVQTMLEELIAALPGIHPFGDNIILDEKLETAMVDLYTELALFCARAISFIRVRRQHLLPIRQSWPQLSREFQQGLKRVQMLSQQVERETQRAATTAALKWNNEMITLFQSLSTGHKHAGPELPCFHIPLTLNDRFYIREGLLDQISGTLNPKAGRSGPRALVLYGIGGAGKTQTALQYAYRAREQYDAVLWISADSTVKMAQDYMAVARRLGVLPETQETQDAFGAMAKMKSWLADTTCSWLLIFDNADNLEVLEYGWPNGVVGSILITTRDFNASLHPASQGLHVNVFDNKMGAKALQRLLGPSYDYPSNAPLIAELNEQLGGLPLALNQISNYIRQQKMGLKDFLILYRNNQEKLHKRRPAAFDYQHTIGTVWELALEKLTGNAAVLQRLLAFLDPEVIDEATLCNAASTLSKQASLTDSSLMFLADPIDFEDAKAEVLRAALIDRDPRTKSISVHRLIQQVTLSGLSPVDKTRYFDLCCQLLCQAFPSSWTDQEHVWVYHAWKACEKCLRHVMFLAERFAQVEGGLKCLDTFIELLLRCSWYLYEAEYYEESLNLLQVCLQALERKGDTNSSRYAQAHNVTGLVQVDLRENNKALQSLKIALEIREKILPPTDWGIGVSISNVGFAYTEQGDLTQAMNYLQRSLEF
- a CDS encoding putative penicillin-binding protein — protein: MELCQVLERLEGAHAQIERVRKICGASSISYGVLHYGDVIYMKSVGLRDQAQRLPADSQTIYPLASVSKGFLAAAVGVLVDEGKLDWHVPIRTYLPQFDPVHDRDLGQYANMIDLLSHATGIAQHELLHTGPFGSIISESSKLVHLLNALPTSNSHGSRFRRWWLYNNHVSALASQVLESVSDGVCYPDYLEQRILRPLHMLRTFISTNKFDSDSNIALSYARLSDGSFAKLAFPEWLQETTHILASQGVTSCVQDLLIWAKAILERELWEQLQNKEKLDRPFPPNNPLRQVTTIRHGHYPHPLDDALGHPSHYCLGWLSLTLPSSNLGMISFNKETRRSCDHLDYVLGKDSPPLRVILHNGKAPGYNSAIYTFPETTSAIIVLSNGATDGDPADWGAQILTQELFDLRPRMGIVSLAEKEAALSRRWFDNCILRPLREDLQRCERGSRAGNSHLHDLKRYEGRYRNVYLLTTVNIRFDEPSLGLTVSFNHRTDKEYTLRFHNEHGFSFLPPDRDSWLRDCMLEVFDYRTGILKFTHTDDGHISGLWWKWSAWEEASFFTKQPST